The following are encoded together in the Robertmurraya sp. FSL R5-0851 genome:
- a CDS encoding DUF421 domain-containing protein: MSKIRGLIRPFHLVFVLVLGDFLGNTIYEDRVRIFHFLYAIGLWTVLMLGIEFITLKNKTTRSLLLGDPNIIIRDGVMDRKLLKKNKLDVNQVLSILRQNNVFSVREVKYGILEANGQISILLKSKYQKPEKQDLNLPESSVDLPTSLIIDGEILLDNLHELGFNQQWLDNKLTINGYNNVKSILYADWRESEGIHISPK; this comes from the coding sequence TTGTCCAAAATTCGGGGGTTAATCCGTCCGTTTCACTTAGTTTTTGTTTTAGTACTAGGTGATTTTTTAGGAAATACCATTTATGAAGATAGGGTAAGGATTTTTCATTTTTTATATGCTATCGGATTGTGGACGGTTCTTATGTTGGGAATAGAGTTTATAACTCTAAAAAATAAAACAACACGTTCTCTCTTATTAGGGGATCCTAACATCATCATTCGGGATGGTGTCATGGATCGAAAGTTACTTAAAAAGAACAAATTGGATGTAAATCAAGTTTTGAGTATACTTCGACAAAATAATGTTTTTTCAGTTCGTGAAGTCAAATACGGTATATTGGAAGCAAATGGGCAAATAAGTATATTATTAAAATCCAAGTATCAAAAACCAGAAAAGCAAGATCTTAATCTTCCAGAAAGTTCAGTAGACCTCCCAACATCGTTAATTATAGATGGGGAAATTTTATTGGATAATTTACATGAACTCGGATTTAATCAACAGTGGTTAGATAACAAATTAACTATCAATGGGTATAATAATGTAAAGAGTATACTCTACGCAGATTGGCGAGAAAGTGAAGGCATACATATAAGTCCCAAATAA
- a CDS encoding IS3 family transposase, with protein sequence MQKGYSISKVLKIIGIPRSTYYYQKNYRVEEKKVSEGRPAPGYSIQEDGQKISDEQIKEFLLEEIAGDCYNYGYRKLTKVLRRKYKLKINKKKVYRICKELGILRPQRQKKVSYPRKLARNRIITRSNQLWEADIKYGFIEGEDRFFFVMSIIDVYDRGIITYHMGLSCTGDDVKQTLKRALLKRQQYDELEKPVIRTDNGPQFISHTFEKFCEDSKIEHERIPPRTPNMNAHIESFHRIFEDDCLSRWQFETYTEAYQEVMNFMEFYNERRMHSSILDLSPKEFYQKQDSLVIKEVRV encoded by the coding sequence ATTCAAAAAGGCTACTCGATTTCAAAGGTGCTTAAAATCATAGGTATTCCTCGATCCACATACTATTATCAAAAGAATTATCGTGTTGAGGAGAAAAAAGTAAGTGAGGGACGTCCAGCACCAGGTTATTCGATCCAAGAGGACGGTCAAAAGATATCAGACGAACAGATTAAAGAATTTCTACTAGAAGAGATTGCCGGTGATTGCTATAACTATGGTTATCGCAAACTCACTAAGGTCTTAAGGCGAAAATACAAACTTAAAATTAACAAGAAAAAAGTATACCGGATTTGTAAAGAATTGGGCATCTTACGCCCACAGCGCCAAAAGAAAGTCTCATACCCTAGGAAACTAGCAAGAAATCGCATTATTACAAGATCTAATCAGCTATGGGAAGCTGACATTAAATATGGCTTTATCGAAGGTGAGGATCGCTTTTTCTTTGTCATGTCCATCATCGATGTTTATGACAGGGGCATCATTACCTATCATATGGGATTAAGCTGCACTGGAGATGATGTCAAACAGACACTGAAAAGGGCATTATTAAAACGCCAACAATATGATGAATTGGAAAAACCTGTAATCCGAACAGACAATGGACCGCAGTTTATTTCCCATACTTTTGAAAAGTTTTGTGAAGATTCCAAAATTGAGCACGAAAGAATTCCACCAAGAACACCAAATATGAATGCTCATATTGAGTCTTTCCATCGCATTTTTGAGGACGATTGCCTATCCAGATGGCAGTTTGAAACCTACACAGAAGCATATCAAGAAGTCATGAATTTTATGGAGTTCTACAACGAGAGACGTATGCATTCTAGTATACTAGATTTGTCACCAAAGGAATTCTATCAAAAACAAGATTCATTGGTGATCAAGGAGGTTCGGGTGTAA
- a CDS encoding CPBP family glutamic-type intramembrane protease, whose amino-acid sequence MKREYWIILIAYIAMQLSSFIGVPITSLILELIGFETHHSQGFAGVTWLVISFSLTLVIVLMLLRNEMVNTNEVRSGASLGRSILWSITGVFLALFAQAFAANIERLIGIDVGSENTQQILRIIESFPIMIVVSSVIGPILEEIVFRKIIFGAFYKRFNFFLSALLSSVIFSFAHMEPEHTLLYSAMGFTFAYLYVKTNRILVPIVAHVSMNTFVVLVQSVFKEDLEKLIKQAEQMQSFIGGFFL is encoded by the coding sequence TTGAAACGTGAATATTGGATTATATTAATTGCTTATATTGCTATGCAGCTTTCAAGCTTTATTGGTGTCCCTATCACCTCTCTGATACTAGAACTGATTGGTTTTGAAACCCATCACTCTCAAGGGTTCGCAGGGGTCACTTGGCTTGTCATAAGCTTTTCGCTCACACTTGTGATTGTCCTGATGTTGTTGCGTAATGAGATGGTAAACACAAATGAAGTAAGAAGCGGAGCCAGCTTAGGTCGATCGATCCTTTGGTCTATCACAGGTGTCTTTCTTGCCCTATTTGCCCAAGCCTTTGCTGCAAATATTGAACGTTTGATTGGTATTGATGTTGGTTCTGAAAATACGCAACAGATTCTACGCATCATTGAGTCCTTTCCTATTATGATTGTCGTGAGCTCAGTGATTGGTCCTATATTAGAAGAAATTGTTTTTCGTAAGATCATTTTTGGGGCTTTTTATAAGCGATTTAACTTTTTTCTATCAGCCTTGCTTAGCTCCGTTATTTTTTCTTTTGCCCATATGGAGCCGGAGCACACTCTACTTTATTCCGCAATGGGATTCACCTTTGCGTATTTGTATGTAAAAACCAATCGGATTCTCGTTCCGATCGTTGCTCACGTATCGATGAATACGTTCGTTGTTCTTGTGCAATCCGTATTTAAGGAAGACTTAGAAAAATTAATCAAACAAGCAGAACAAATGCAAAGCTTTATTGGAGGATTCTTCTTATGA
- a CDS encoding transposase: MKRIKHSKEFKLQVIKEAQDTGKNTLVARRYDLNPNMVSRWVREYKDGKFGEVDVAVLPDIDSKELSKENEKLKMLLGEKDLEIAILRDLIKKKNPHLLKSMK, from the coding sequence ATGAAACGAATAAAACATTCTAAAGAATTTAAATTACAAGTCATCAAGGAAGCCCAAGACACAGGGAAGAATACCCTTGTAGCTCGCCGGTATGATCTGAATCCCAATATGGTTAGTCGCTGGGTTCGTGAATACAAAGATGGTAAATTTGGTGAAGTAGATGTGGCTGTGCTGCCAGATATAGACTCCAAAGAATTATCCAAAGAAAATGAAAAACTTAAAATGTTATTAGGTGAAAAAGACCTTGAAATAGCGATCCTGAGGGATCTTATAAAAAAGAAAAACCCTCACTTGCTGAAAAGCATGAAGTAG
- a CDS encoding SEC-C metal-binding domain-containing protein, producing MECPKGYSQPLSLFTKEYRMSKQEAKEFVEDCIMHAKLGNQPSQLLQYLQTQLTFESLEVVQRLMDAVVLLMNNTREWYLKGYTSEELFAQEKKALPPLPNKKGEVISLQTRQKVGRNDLCPCGSGKKFKKCCGS from the coding sequence GTGGAGTGTCCAAAAGGTTATTCTCAACCTTTATCTCTATTTACGAAAGAGTATCGGATGTCAAAACAAGAGGCGAAGGAGTTTGTTGAGGACTGTATTATGCATGCGAAATTAGGCAATCAACCTAGTCAGCTTCTTCAATATTTACAGACTCAACTGACATTCGAAAGCTTAGAAGTAGTGCAAAGACTGATGGATGCCGTTGTTCTTCTTATGAATAATACGAGGGAATGGTATTTAAAGGGATATACATCGGAAGAGCTATTCGCTCAGGAAAAGAAGGCATTACCGCCTTTGCCCAATAAAAAAGGAGAGGTCATTAGTCTCCAAACCCGTCAAAAGGTGGGGAGAAACGATCTTTGCCCATGTGGGAGCGGGAAGAAATTTAAGAAATGTTGTGGGAGTTGA
- a CDS encoding IS110 family transposase: METLYKRCAGLDVHSETIVACVLMGESEADLVKETETFPTMTKDLFRLLKWLEEKQVTHIAMESTGVYWKPVYNILEDFFDITLANAQRIKNVPGRKTDVSDAEWIAKLLRHGLIEKSFVPPEDIRNLRDLTRLRKKWIGHMTSEKNRIQKVLETSNIKLSTVISDVFGVSGRKLLEQLMSNGYLDQKDVEQRIHGRMAHKKQSITDSLFGTINDHQLFLIKQSWMHIVYLEELISDIEKRIDEILKDYKEEVDIIVTMTGIKKDTAATIIAEIGVNMEQFPTSKHIASWAGLSPGNHESAGKRKSTRTVKGNPHIKSALCEAAWAASRSKNTRLSAKYWSLAARRGKKKALVAIGHRMLTIIYHMLKNKEPYHEST; encoded by the coding sequence ATGGAAACATTGTACAAACGGTGTGCTGGCTTGGATGTTCACTCAGAGACTATTGTAGCCTGTGTCCTAATGGGTGAATCAGAGGCAGACCTGGTAAAAGAAACTGAAACATTTCCTACTATGACTAAAGACTTGTTTCGGCTTCTAAAGTGGTTAGAAGAAAAACAGGTAACTCATATTGCGATGGAAAGCACTGGCGTTTACTGGAAACCTGTTTATAACATCTTAGAAGATTTTTTTGATATTACCTTGGCAAACGCACAAAGAATCAAAAACGTTCCCGGTAGAAAGACAGATGTGTCAGATGCAGAATGGATTGCCAAATTATTAAGACATGGATTAATAGAGAAGAGCTTTGTTCCTCCAGAGGACATAAGAAATCTAAGGGATCTAACTCGTCTCCGCAAGAAATGGATTGGTCATATGACATCTGAAAAGAATCGAATCCAAAAGGTACTTGAGACTTCAAATATCAAATTAAGTACAGTAATTTCAGATGTATTTGGAGTTTCCGGCAGGAAACTTTTAGAACAACTAATGTCTAATGGTTACTTAGATCAAAAAGACGTTGAACAAAGAATTCATGGTCGAATGGCTCATAAAAAACAGTCAATTACGGACTCCTTGTTTGGTACGATAAATGACCACCAATTATTTCTTATCAAACAATCTTGGATGCACATTGTCTATCTAGAAGAGTTAATATCAGATATTGAAAAAAGGATAGATGAAATCTTAAAAGACTACAAAGAAGAAGTGGATATCATTGTCACGATGACAGGTATTAAAAAAGATACAGCAGCTACAATAATTGCAGAAATCGGAGTAAATATGGAACAATTTCCTACTTCCAAACATATTGCTTCCTGGGCAGGACTATCACCAGGAAATCATGAAAGTGCAGGGAAAAGAAAAAGCACACGGACGGTGAAAGGAAACCCTCATATTAAGTCAGCACTTTGCGAAGCTGCGTGGGCAGCATCACGAAGTAAAAACACCAGGTTATCCGCTAAATATTGGTCACTAGCTGCAAGAAGAGGAAAGAAAAAAGCACTCGTTGCCATTGGACATCGAATGCTTACAATCATCTATCACATGCTAAAGAACAAAGAACCCTACCATGAGTCAACATAA
- a CDS encoding Rho termination factor N-terminal domain-containing protein produces MAFDIVRGGRNVKGVNKNKNQKNKIIGIASLKEALSALKVADLQDIRKKLQIKNISSMKKAELIQSLAEAIPVLFRNIISQFDERRLFLIKNIIANNGVMSANNLEIEEM; encoded by the coding sequence GTGGCTTTTGATATTGTCAGAGGTGGACGCAATGTGAAAGGGGTAAATAAAAACAAGAATCAAAAGAATAAAATAATAGGAATAGCTTCATTAAAGGAAGCGCTATCCGCATTAAAAGTCGCAGATCTTCAAGACATCCGGAAAAAGCTGCAAATTAAAAATATAAGCTCGATGAAAAAGGCGGAGTTAATTCAATCTTTGGCAGAGGCAATCCCTGTTCTTTTCAGAAATATTATCAGTCAGTTCGATGAGCGACGATTATTTTTAATAAAAAATATCATTGCCAATAATGGAGTTATGAGCGCAAACAATCTAGAAATCGAGGAGATGTAG
- a CDS encoding redox-sensing transcriptional repressor Rex: protein MSNESMKIPQATAKRLPLYYRFLNSLHSSGKQRVSSAELSEAVKVDSATIRRDFSYFGALGKKGYGYNVNYLLSFFRKTLDQDELTKVALIGVGNLGTAFLNYNFLKNNNTKIAVAFDVIEEKVGTKIGEVPVYHMDDLEEVIEKEDIQVAILTVPAPVAQSITDRMVQGSVRGILNFTPARLTVPSSIRVHHIDLAIELQSLVYFLKHYSMDEEMVEE from the coding sequence ATGAGTAATGAATCAATGAAAATCCCACAAGCAACGGCGAAAAGACTACCATTGTATTATCGCTTTTTAAATAGTTTACACTCATCAGGAAAGCAACGCGTTTCATCGGCTGAACTAAGTGAGGCGGTGAAGGTCGATTCTGCAACAATCCGAAGAGATTTTTCATACTTTGGAGCCTTAGGTAAAAAGGGATACGGTTACAATGTAAACTATTTATTATCCTTTTTCCGTAAAACACTCGACCAAGATGAATTAACGAAGGTTGCGTTAATTGGGGTCGGGAATCTTGGGACAGCATTTTTAAACTATAACTTCTTAAAGAATAATAATACCAAAATTGCGGTTGCATTTGATGTGATAGAAGAGAAGGTAGGCACAAAAATTGGTGAAGTGCCCGTCTACCATATGGATGATCTAGAAGAAGTTATTGAAAAAGAAGACATTCAGGTCGCGATATTAACGGTTCCAGCACCGGTTGCACAATCCATTACCGATCGAATGGTTCAAGGATCGGTGAGAGGCATTTTAAACTTTACCCCGGCCCGATTAACGGTTCCCTCATCCATCAGGGTTCACCATATTGATCTGGCTATTGAGTTACAGTCACTGGTGTACTTTTTAAAGCATTATTCAATGGATGAAGAAATGGTAGAAGAATAA
- a CDS encoding DUF6398 domain-containing protein: protein MTKPKEKIEEKKAELLKLTIEFSKQFLNEEYEGVIEKLINKMARKRDIPFLSGRIEIWAAAVIHALGTINFLFDKSSQPYVSATEIFEYFGTKQSTTSQKSKKIRDMFNMTYFDSNFSIESVVQGSPFNNLSIVNGLIVPQDILNDQQIEIEEWEIQAAQILGISGLERGNKYNASYMDKLLNVKETSLMSFYEYLLQHMIFPFTAIYEEEVGPLEIAEFEVSCIHLDQEMKVDENYGILVEGRLGRKKVILPLASIKLDEGHKNFKWIDLYQEWFWSYR from the coding sequence ATGACTAAACCAAAAGAAAAGATAGAGGAAAAGAAGGCAGAATTACTGAAATTAACAATTGAGTTTAGTAAGCAATTTTTAAATGAAGAATATGAGGGAGTAATTGAAAAATTAATAAACAAAATGGCTAGAAAAAGAGACATTCCATTCCTGTCAGGCCGTATTGAAATATGGGCTGCGGCAGTAATCCATGCTTTGGGAACGATTAATTTTTTATTTGATAAATCTAGTCAACCATATGTGTCTGCTACAGAAATTTTTGAGTATTTTGGCACCAAGCAAAGTACGACTTCGCAAAAGTCGAAGAAAATTAGAGATATGTTTAATATGACCTATTTTGATAGTAATTTCTCGATAGAGTCAGTTGTTCAAGGTAGTCCTTTTAATAACCTTTCAATAGTAAATGGATTAATCGTTCCTCAAGATATTTTGAATGATCAGCAGATTGAAATCGAAGAATGGGAAATTCAAGCTGCCCAAATATTAGGAATAAGCGGTTTAGAGAGAGGTAATAAATATAATGCAAGTTATATGGACAAATTACTCAATGTAAAAGAGACAAGTTTAATGAGTTTTTATGAATATCTATTACAACATATGATATTTCCTTTTACTGCGATATATGAAGAGGAAGTTGGCCCTTTAGAAATCGCAGAATTTGAAGTCAGCTGTATTCATTTAGACCAAGAGATGAAAGTAGACGAAAATTATGGAATTCTTGTTGAAGGCAGGTTGGGTAGAAAAAAAGTAATACTGCCATTAGCTAGCATCAAATTGGATGAAGGACATAAGAATTTTAAATGGATAGATTTATATCAAGAATGGTTCTGGTCATACAGATAA
- a CDS encoding SEC-C metal-binding domain-containing protein produces MGKSDILSGNTFSYFDVFEEKKGLVLGTEVNDIKYIMHDQYCMNPSCKCDDVILIFTESENNDSEFAIRLSLKRKRYEILDIYGISKRQVDEIVKGSLKDSAEAMELLKKRYKEMKEAGKAVLQGSPEINSNKIELPVEKPKRNDPCPCGSGKKYKKCCGV; encoded by the coding sequence ATGGGAAAATCTGATATTTTAAGTGGTAATACCTTTAGTTATTTTGATGTGTTTGAAGAGAAAAAAGGGCTTGTCTTAGGAACTGAAGTAAATGATATAAAATATATTATGCATGATCAGTATTGTATGAATCCAAGTTGCAAATGTGATGATGTTATTCTTATCTTTACAGAAAGCGAAAATAATGATTCTGAGTTTGCTATAAGATTATCTTTGAAAAGGAAAAGGTATGAGATTCTTGATATCTATGGTATTTCTAAGAGACAAGTGGATGAGATTGTTAAGGGTTCATTAAAAGATAGTGCAGAAGCAATGGAGCTATTAAAAAAGCGATATAAGGAGATGAAGGAAGCGGGAAAGGCAGTTTTACAAGGAAGTCCGGAAATAAATAGCAATAAAATTGAATTGCCAGTGGAAAAGCCTAAAAGAAATGATCCTTGTCCTTGTGGGAGTGGGAAAAAATACAAAAAGTGCTGTGGTGTGTAG
- the moaC gene encoding cyclic pyranopterin monophosphate synthase MoaC produces MSEFTHFNKEGRAKMVDVSDKPETVRTAIAHSSITVNQEIYDRITHNQMKKGDVLAVAQVAAVMASKKTWDIIPMCHPIPLTGVDISFDWESDNNCHTLHISASVKTKGNTGVEMEALTAASVCALTVYDMCKAVDKGMVIGKTYLVEKTGGKNGDFKREERLY; encoded by the coding sequence ATGTCAGAGTTCACTCATTTTAATAAAGAAGGCAGAGCAAAAATGGTAGATGTGAGTGATAAGCCCGAAACGGTACGGACGGCCATTGCCCACTCTAGTATCACAGTTAATCAAGAGATATATGATCGAATCACACATAACCAAATGAAAAAGGGGGATGTGTTAGCAGTCGCACAGGTTGCAGCTGTTATGGCTAGTAAAAAAACATGGGATATTATTCCAATGTGTCACCCTATTCCACTCACAGGTGTTGATATTTCTTTTGATTGGGAATCAGATAACAATTGCCATACTCTACATATTTCTGCTAGTGTAAAGACAAAAGGGAATACAGGTGTAGAAATGGAAGCGTTAACAGCTGCTTCTGTTTGCGCGCTTACCGTGTATGATATGTGTAAAGCAGTAGATAAAGGAATGGTTATCGGGAAAACATACCTGGTTGAAAAGACAGGTGGTAAAAACGGTGACTTTAAGAGAGAAGAGAGACTATATTAG
- the groES gene encoding co-chaperone GroES, whose amino-acid sequence MLKPLGDRIVIELVETEEKTASGIVLPDSAKEKPQEGKVVAVGTGRVLESGERVALEVSVDDRIIFSKYAGTEVKYEGKEYLILRENDILAILG is encoded by the coding sequence TTGTTAAAGCCACTAGGTGATCGCATTGTAATTGAGCTAGTTGAAACGGAAGAAAAAACGGCAAGCGGTATTGTACTACCAGACTCTGCTAAAGAGAAGCCTCAAGAAGGCAAAGTAGTTGCTGTCGGCACTGGCCGCGTACTTGAAAGCGGTGAGCGTGTAGCTCTTGAAGTTTCTGTGGACGACCGCATTATCTTCTCAAAATACGCTGGCACAGAAGTGAAGTACGAAGGAAAAGAGTACTTAATTCTACGTGAAAACGATATTCTTGCTATTCTTGGATAA
- a CDS encoding RQC domain-containing protein: MKSKADRLSDEEIKVILRAADEIIAKGGRTLLAKILKDSREKKVLQLELDKCPVYGYYKSENLDEIMQKIDWMIDYDLDVKSVITKRITNSPIN; the protein is encoded by the coding sequence ATGAAATCTAAGGCTGATCGATTATCTGATGAAGAAATAAAAGTCATATTGAGAGCAGCTGATGAAATTATTGCTAAAGGTGGAAGAACACTTCTTGCCAAAATCTTAAAGGACTCACGGGAGAAGAAAGTATTACAGCTGGAGCTGGATAAGTGTCCTGTCTATGGTTATTATAAATCAGAAAATCTAGATGAAATTATGCAAAAAATTGACTGGATGATCGATTATGATTTAGATGTAAAAAGTGTCATAACGAAAAGGATAACGAATTCTCCTATTAATTAA
- the groL gene encoding chaperonin GroEL (60 kDa chaperone family; promotes refolding of misfolded polypeptides especially under stressful conditions; forms two stacked rings of heptamers to form a barrel-shaped 14mer; ends can be capped by GroES; misfolded proteins enter the barrel where they are refolded when GroES binds) has protein sequence MAKEIKFSEDARRSMLRGVDALANAVKVTLGPKGRNVVLEKKFGSPLITNDGVTIAKEIELEDAFENMGAKLVAEVASKTNDVAGDGTTTATVLAQAMIREGLKNVTAGANPMGIRKGMDKAVAVAVEELRAISKPIENKASIAQVAAISAADDEVGQLIAEAMERVGNDGVITIEESKGFTTELDVVEGMQFDRGYASPYMVTDSDKMEAVLDNPFILITDKKIGSIQEILPVLEQVVQQGKPLLLVAEDVEGEALATLVVNKLRGTFNAVAVKAPGFGDRRKAMLEDIAILTGGEVITEELGRDLKSATIQSLGRASKVVVSKENTTIVEGAGDSAQIAGRVNQIRAQMEETTSEFDREKLQERLAKLAGGVAVVKVGAATETELKERKLRIEDALNSTRAAVEEGIVSGGGVALLNVYNKVAALEVTGDEKTGVNIVLRAMEEPVRTIAHNAGLEGSVIVERLKREEVGTGFNAATGEWVNMIEAGIVDPTKVTRSALQNAGSVAAMFLTTEAVVADIKEDTPAMPDMGGMGGMGGMM, from the coding sequence ATGGCTAAAGAAATTAAGTTTAGTGAAGACGCACGCCGCTCGATGCTTCGTGGGGTAGATGCACTTGCAAATGCGGTAAAAGTAACATTAGGACCAAAAGGACGTAACGTGGTTCTTGAAAAGAAATTCGGTTCACCACTTATTACAAACGATGGTGTAACGATTGCAAAAGAAATCGAACTTGAAGATGCATTCGAAAACATGGGTGCGAAGCTTGTTGCTGAAGTAGCTAGCAAAACAAATGATGTGGCTGGTGACGGTACGACAACTGCAACGGTTCTTGCTCAAGCGATGATCCGTGAAGGCTTAAAGAACGTAACAGCTGGAGCTAACCCAATGGGTATCCGTAAAGGGATGGATAAGGCAGTAGCAGTAGCGGTTGAAGAGCTTCGTGCTATTTCAAAGCCAATCGAAAACAAAGCTTCTATCGCTCAAGTTGCGGCTATTTCTGCTGCTGACGATGAAGTTGGTCAATTAATTGCTGAAGCAATGGAGCGCGTTGGTAACGACGGCGTTATCACTATCGAAGAATCAAAGGGCTTCACTACTGAGCTTGATGTAGTAGAAGGTATGCAATTCGATCGTGGATATGCATCTCCATACATGGTAACAGACTCTGATAAAATGGAAGCTGTTCTAGACAATCCATTTATCTTAATTACGGATAAGAAAATTGGAAGCATCCAAGAAATCCTTCCTGTTTTAGAGCAAGTGGTTCAACAAGGTAAGCCATTATTACTTGTTGCTGAGGATGTTGAAGGGGAAGCGTTAGCTACTTTAGTAGTGAACAAGCTTCGCGGAACATTCAATGCAGTTGCTGTTAAAGCTCCTGGTTTCGGTGACCGTCGTAAAGCTATGCTTGAAGACATCGCTATCTTAACAGGTGGAGAAGTAATCACTGAAGAGCTAGGTCGTGACCTTAAGTCTGCAACGATCCAATCTCTAGGTCGCGCTTCTAAGGTTGTTGTTTCAAAAGAAAACACAACAATCGTTGAAGGTGCTGGAGACTCTGCACAAATCGCAGGTCGTGTAAACCAAATCCGTGCGCAAATGGAAGAAACCACTTCTGAATTTGACCGCGAAAAATTACAAGAGCGCTTAGCTAAGCTAGCTGGCGGTGTAGCAGTAGTGAAAGTTGGAGCTGCTACTGAAACAGAATTAAAAGAGCGTAAGCTTCGTATCGAAGACGCATTGAACTCAACTCGTGCAGCTGTTGAAGAAGGTATCGTTTCTGGTGGTGGTGTAGCCCTACTTAACGTATACAACAAGGTTGCTGCTCTAGAGGTTACTGGTGACGAGAAAACAGGTGTGAACATCGTACTACGTGCGATGGAAGAGCCAGTTCGTACAATCGCACACAATGCGGGTCTTGAAGGATCTGTTATCGTTGAGCGCTTAAAGCGTGAAGAAGTAGGAACAGGCTTCAACGCAGCGACTGGCGAGTGGGTAAACATGATCGAAGCTGGTATCGTTGACCCAACTAAAGTAACTCGTTCAGCTCTTCAAAACGCTGGATCTGTTGCAGCAATGTTCTTAACAACTGAAGCAGTTGTTGCTGACATTAAAGAAGATACTCCTGCAATGCCTGACATGGGCGGCATGGGTGGAATGGGCGGCATGATGTAA
- a CDS encoding YdiK family protein, producing the protein MRQSPLFSGIIYIILGALFTVFAIQDLQQNGEWGFFTYLLVLLATFDIGSGIRMILLHFKIKEIKKEQKK; encoded by the coding sequence ATGAGACAGTCACCTTTATTTTCAGGAATTATATACATCATCTTAGGTGCTCTGTTCACAGTGTTTGCCATACAGGACTTACAGCAAAATGGAGAGTGGGGCTTTTTCACCTACCTGCTTGTCTTGCTAGCGACCTTTGATATTGGTTCAGGCATTCGGATGATTCTTTTACATTTTAAAATTAAAGAGATCAAGAAAGAGCAAAAGAAATAG